A window from Mya arenaria isolate MELC-2E11 chromosome 9, ASM2691426v1 encodes these proteins:
- the LOC128203566 gene encoding uncharacterized protein LOC128203566, whose product MCSNASRTMSSTTNLEVTQIQKRLLGVKDNAPSDKMTDLQSLSVYLKEQDEKGYKAALGCQDMSLNSSSFWSYGRPSLDLSHVFRNNQYKLASQSQRSHKSRTDDSDNLGEEVWRPLGVTDDDLFLWIERLRKSWEVMGVSASSCGIEVVVGASMGNHGANICPQILSL is encoded by the exons ATGTGTTCAAATGCCTCTCGTACTATGTCTTCAACAACAAACTTGGAAGTCACTCAGATACAGAAGCGACTCCTTGGGGTCAAGGACAATG CGCCATCTGACAAGATGACAGACTTACAGTCCCTGTCAGTGTACCTAAAGGAGCAAGATGAGAAAGGCTACAAGGCAGCTCTCG GTTGCCAGGACATGTCGCTGAACAGTTCATCATTCTGGAGTTACGGCCGTCCAAGCCTGGACCTGAGCCACGTGTTCCGTAATAACCAGTACAAGCTCGCCAGTCAATCCCAACGGAGCCATAAGTCGCGGACGGATGATAGCGATAATTTGGGAGAAGAG GTCTGGAGGCCTCTGGGAGTGACAGATGACGACCTGTTCCTCTGGATTGAGCGCCTCAGAAAG AGTTGGGAAGTGATGGGTGTGTCAGCGAGTTCTTGTGGAATCGAGGTGGTGGTGGGGGCCAGTATGGGAAACCATGGAGCGAACATTTGCCCACAGATACTCAG TTTGTGA